The sequence ATGGCGGACGATCTCGGCTGGGCGGATACCGTGCTTTACGGTCACACCGGATTTTACAAAACCCCGAACATCGACCGCCTCGCAAAGCGCGGGATGGTCTTCAACCGAGCCTACTCGGACAGCCCTCTGTGCTCGCCGACACGCTCTGCCGTCCTCACCGGACTCAGCCCGGCGCGCACCGGCATCACCGCCCCGCAATGCCACCTGCCGCAGGTTGTGACGGAGGCAAAACCAGGGGCCAAGGCGGCACCGAACAAGAAATCGGTCTCGCCCGGTGTGGTGACACGTCTCGCCCCGCGGTATTACACCATGGCGGAGGCGTTCCGGGCATCCGGATACGTGACAGCCCACTTCGGGAAGTGGCACCTCGGCCCCCAGCCTTACTCGCCGCTGCAGCACGGATTCGATGTGGACATTCCGCATTGGCCCGGGCCGGGTCCGGCGGGCAGCTTCGTCGCGCCATGGAAATTCAAGGACTTTGATCCGGATCCCGGCGTGCCGAACCAGCACATCGAGGACAGGATGGCGGCGGAGGCCGTGAGCTTCATGGAAAAGCAAAGGGACGTGCCGTTTTTCCTCAACTACTGGATGTTCAGCGTGCACGCACCATTTGATGCGAAGAAGGCGCTCATCGAGAAATACCGAGCAAAGGCCGATCCGCAATCCGTCCAGCGCAGCCCGACCTATGCGGCGATGATCGAGAGCATGGACGATGCCGTCGGCACGCTGCTGGATGCCGTGGAGAGGCTTGGCATCGCCGACAACACCGTCATCGTGTTCTACTCCGACAACGGCGGGAACATGTACGACGAGGTGGATGGAAGCACGCCGACGAGCAACACACCCCTGCGCGGCGGCAAGGCAACGATTTACGAGGGCGGCATCCGCGTGCCAATGGTCGTCGCATGGCCGGGCCTGGTGGAAAAGGGATCGCGGAGCGATGAGATCGTGCAGGGCTGCGATTTCTACCCCACCTTCGTGAAATCCCTCGGGATCAAGGTGCCGCCCGGGCAGGCCTTCGACGGGATCGATATCACCCCGGCTCTGGAAGGCGGGAGGCTCACCCGCGAGGCGATTTTCAGCTACTTCCCGCATGATCCGCCGGTGCCGGATTGGCTGCCTCCCTCTTGCGCTGTGATCACCGGCGATTGGAAGCTGATCCGGATCTTCCACGGCGGCGAGAACGGCGCACACCGCTGGAAACTTTTTCACCTTACGGAGGACATCGGGGAGAAAAACGATCTCGCGGCAGTCGAGCCCGAAAGGGTCTCGGCGATGGATGCCCTCATCGCAGGATTCCTTGAAAGAACCGAGGCGGTTCTCCCAGTCCCGAACCCCGCATTCGATCCCGCCACCTACGATGCCGCGAAGGAAGGCATCCCGGCGGATCGCACCAGGCCCAAGGCGGGCAGGCGCAGTGGGAAATGATGCGGTTTTTCCCGTTCAGACCTGTTCCTTGAGCCTCCGCTCCAGCTCGCCGATGTTTTCGTCTATTGATTGCAGGTAAGGGTTGGCGATGCCCTTGGGCGATAGGTAGCGGTAGACCGCCTCCGCCTCGCCGTCGAGCAGCGGCAGGACGTAATCCCTCCAGAATCCCGGGGTGGCCTCAAGCAGGCCGCCGAGGCTTTGGAACGGGCGATCTTCCGGTGGGATTCCCTCGTGCCCATAGGCCTCCACGAACTCAAGGTAGAGCAAAGGCAGCTTCTCCAGGTAATCCGCAGCGCTCATCTGTGCAAGGTAGTCCGCCGTCACCAGGAAAAGTGCGACCTGCCGCGCCTCAGCGCTGCGGAAGGCGACGTTCCCGATGCGGTTCCTCGGCCCGGTGCACATCACCGCGGAGCAGATGTCCCCGATCTCCGTTTCCGTGATCCCCATTCCTTGCAGATATTTCCTGGCGAAGGCGCAGCTGCGTTTCTCATGGATGAAAGTGTACTTCGCACCCGTGCCGGAAAGATCCCCCTCTTGCTTGAGAAAGCCGGTGTCATGCAGCAAGGCAGCAAGCAGTGCCAGTTCGCGGTCCCGCACACCGAGAGCGGGCTTGCCCCCCTCCCTGCGATACCCGTCCAGCATGTGCGCCATGCAGACGGTGACCTGCAGCGTGTGGTCGAGGTCATGGTACTCCATGTCGATGGGCTGGTATCCCGGCCAGCCGCCCCCGAACATGCTCACAACATCCCCGACCGCATGGTCGATCAGGGTGATGCTGTCCTTCCCTTCATCTTCCCTAAAAAGCCCCTTCAGCTCCTCCGCAACGGCGATCGGATCCTTGGTGTCAACCTCATGAGGGTTTGTCATACCTATGTATGTTAGCCGTGCGCCGCATCAGACCGCAAGCCCATACATTGCAGATACCGGAGCCCGATGAGCCTCTGTGGGAAGTATGGACAGCACGCCCGCAGGCACCTATGGGAAGGCATGTTCAACATCGTCCTCGTGGAGCCGGAAATCCCGCATAACGCCGGTGCGGCGGGCCGTCTCGCCCTGGCCACCGGCTCCACCCTGCATCTGGTGAAGCCCATGGGATTTTCCCTCGATGACAAATATGTCAGGCGCACCGGCCTCGATTACTGGAAGGATGTCGATTTGCGAGTGTGGGAAAATTTCCCCCAACTGGAGTGCGCCATGGAAGGGAAGGGGAGGTGGTTCCTCTCCACCAAGGCCGGCAAAGCCCATTGGGCGGTGCGGTTCTCGCCCGGCGATTTCCTGATCTTCGGGAAAGAGACCAAGGGGCTGCCCGTGGAAACGCTCGCAGCCGCCGGCGATTCCGCTCTGCGCATCCCGATGTCCCCGGGTGGCACCCGTAGCCTGAACCTTTCCACCGCTGTTGCGATCGTGCTGTTCGAGGCAATCCGCCAGCAATCGCCGGACTGGTGACAACATGGCTTCACTTCACCAGCCTGATGTGATCGAGCGCCTTGATCTTTGCGCATATCCGCCCGCCGGGTTCCTTGAAACATCTGCCGCTGATGATAACCTCCTTGCCGACGAATGGGGCAAAGGTCTGTGGCCGGAAAAAGCCTTGGAAATCAGATTGGTGGATGACCACGACAAGTTGCTCCGGATCCGGCGGATCGGCGAAAAAAAGGTAGATGCTCTTCCCCGTGGAAGAGCTTCCCAGGCCGCGGATGGTTCCACGGAGTTTCACCGTGGAATTCACCTTGATGCCCTTCCATAGCTCGCGGTCTGCCGGCGTGAAAATTTTTCCCCCCACGGCGGGAGGAGTCGCAGGTGTGGCGGGAGGAGTCGCAGGTTTCGCAGGAGTCGCAGAGCCTGGCGGCGTGAAACCAAGCGCCTTGTCGCGTGCGGCGGCTTCCTCGCTGAGTTTTTTCGCAAGCGCATTCGCGCGGTCAGCAGCGCTGTCCTGCTTCGCCTGTTCCGCAGCCGCAGGCTCCTTTGGCACCTCAGGAACCGGTGGTGCAGAGTCTGGCGCAGGCACGGTCTCGCTGGCATTCACCGGAGCCGATTTCCTTTCGATCACCGGAGATATTTCCTGCTCGCTGTAGTCCGCCGCGATCTGCGGGGGCTTGGCCGTCTTGTGCAGGTACAGAAGTGCGCTGCCGATCACCAGCAGCGACACCAGCGCCGCAAAAATCAGCGGCTTGCCCGAGGATGGCTCCTTCACCTTGAAGCTCTGTGGATCCGTCGCCCGCGCGACGAGCACCTCCTCGGCGGGAGGCGGCTCGTTGCCTGTGGATTCCGCCAGCATTTGCAGGGCTTCGGCCAGCCGTGCGTCGGGATTGTTTTTCAGCCACTTCAGCCATCCGCCCAGCCCATGGCCAGCATGGTCGCTGACCAGCTTTCTCTTCCAGCCCGTGAGTTCCTCGCCAAGGTTCACGATGGAGGAAAGCTTGCGCGTTTCGAACTCGGCTCCCAGCCACTTGAAGGGCGAGATCCAGAAAGTGAAGCCCCGTCCGCTCTCCCTCGTCCCAATGATGATGGAATCGACTTCCGTCTCCACCCACACCGCCTCCTCGCCGAGCACGTGCGAGATCACGATGGAGACCTCCAGCGCGATGCGCAGGACGTCGATGACCAGAGCCGGATCCAGCTTTTCGCCCGCGAGGATTTCATTCAGGGGCATGCCTTCCACCCACTCGGTAACCAGGAAGGGGATGCCGTCGATGGGATCCACGGAGCCTGTGATGACGGAACGCAAGGCGATATGGGAAACGTCCGCTAGCCGCATGGATGCGATCCCGAAAGCTTCCGCCTCGTCCTTTTCCAAGCCCCCACCTTCCTGCCCGAACGGCAGGAACCTGCGCAGCGACACGGTCTTTCCGGATTCACTGTCATGCGCGCGGTAAACGATCCCGTGCTTGTCCTGCCCGGCGATGTCTTCGATCTGGAAGCGGTTCATTCCGCGGAAATCCTAATGGTTTGTGCGGTCGCGCCAAGCCGTAAGCTCGGGTCAGTTCAATGTCATCTTGCGCGGGATCAGGCGCGGGAAAAACTTCGGCTGATGGAAGTCCGGCGCATCACCCGGAAGCCTCGCCGCCGTATGGAACGTCTGCGCCGGCGAGTTCAGGATGAAGGCTGCGTTCGCCCGGCTGCCGAGCCCGAAGCGGATCTGCTCCCTGAGGAAGTCCAGCGGCATGCACAGCGCGGCCAGCCACGATGCTGGGTCGGCGTCGTCATGGTAAGTCTTGATCGCGGCAGCGAAATCCGGCTGCCGCTCCGACGGTTTCCTTGCCGTCTCGAACTGGCACGCCCACCAGGCTCCGTTTGCCGCGAGGTTGAGCTCCAGGTAGGCACCGCCGTCAGCGTCTGCGATGAAAAGCTCCGCGACATCATGCTTCCAAAGCTCCGGGGTGAATGCGCCTGGTGCCGCCCCGGGATGCATCTTCGCGGGTGCCTGCCTTGTCGCCACGAACCAAACCTTCTCAGCATCCGCCGCCAGCGCGAAGCCCGCAGGAGGAATCAGCGCCCGCCTGTCCCAATCCGTGGATATGCCCATCAGCGGCAGATCGAGGGAGCCCCATTCCAGCCGTGTCTCCGTGGTGAAAAGTTGCATGACAGATGTTTCACTACGGATTCCGTTGAAAAGCCAGCAGCCATTGACGCGTATGAAAAAATCATCCGAGGCGGATATTTTCATCGCCATCCGGAATCCGCTTTGCTTATCTCAGGTCAAGTTTTTTTAAAAATGTCTCGCCCCCGCTCAGGATATTACAGCGCCATTGAATACATCGGCCCGCGCCCGCAGAAGCCGAAACGGCAGAATTTCTTCGGTGGCTGGGTAATCGTGGCCATTGCGGTGGGCGCCGGGATCTTCTTCGGCAAGCCGCTCATCGGCGGCGCATTCGCGGCGGACAAGGGTCCATCCGGCGAAGACGCGGAGGTCATCGTGTCCCAGCTCAAG comes from Akkermansiaceae bacterium and encodes:
- a CDS encoding sulfatase — protein: MADDLGWADTVLYGHTGFYKTPNIDRLAKRGMVFNRAYSDSPLCSPTRSAVLTGLSPARTGITAPQCHLPQVVTEAKPGAKAAPNKKSVSPGVVTRLAPRYYTMAEAFRASGYVTAHFGKWHLGPQPYSPLQHGFDVDIPHWPGPGPAGSFVAPWKFKDFDPDPGVPNQHIEDRMAAEAVSFMEKQRDVPFFLNYWMFSVHAPFDAKKALIEKYRAKADPQSVQRSPTYAAMIESMDDAVGTLLDAVERLGIADNTVIVFYSDNGGNMYDEVDGSTPTSNTPLRGGKATIYEGGIRVPMVVAWPGLVEKGSRSDEIVQGCDFYPTFVKSLGIKVPPGQAFDGIDITPALEGGRLTREAIFSYFPHDPPVPDWLPPSCAVITGDWKLIRIFHGGENGAHRWKLFHLTEDIGEKNDLAAVEPERVSAMDALIAGFLERTEAVLPVPNPAFDPATYDAAKEGIPADRTRPKAGRRSGK
- a CDS encoding tRNA (cytidine(34)-2'-O)-methyltransferase, which produces MFNIVLVEPEIPHNAGAAGRLALATGSTLHLVKPMGFSLDDKYVRRTGLDYWKDVDLRVWENFPQLECAMEGKGRWFLSTKAGKAHWAVRFSPGDFLIFGKETKGLPVETLAAAGDSALRIPMSPGGTRSLNLSTAVAIVLFEAIRQQSPDW